The segment CCCCTACAAATAAAGGGGCTAAGATTACAATTAATATTATTGAAGTAGTTAAATCAAACACTCTTTTCATATTTACCTCCCTCTATATTTACCTCATCTCCATTGCTATTTATGTTTAAGAACGCAAGCTTAATATCTTCAATCACTTTAATGACACTAATCTCTTTTGATTCCTGCCCCTTTTTGTAGATAGAAAGTAGAATGTTTCGTAATTTTTCTTGTGTACATTTATCTGCTATAGACATCATGTAATCTCCTTAAAAGAAATTGCTTTTGTACGAAATAGCCAATGAGATGACATGTTCATAATAAAAGTAAGCTAAATAGAAAACAAAAATTCCAAAATAGAGGAATTTTTGATCTCTTTCTTTCACTAACTTTACGACCCAAGCAATTAAGATTAAATTGTATAAACCAAAATAGATAGTAAACCTAGCAAAAATCCAATTCTGGGAAGCAATAATCATGAAGATGAGATTTAAGATACAGATATTTACAATGTAATCACTATTGGGAAAGATATTTCGAAACTTCTCTCTACCTAAATAAGCAATAAATAAAGGGGCAGCATATACTAATACTCGTAAAATACTTGCGCCACCTTCGGAGAAATCACTGTAATGTCCGTACTGTGTATCCTCCAAAGCGATAAATAGTAAGCTTGAAAATTGGTTATAACCGACAACAACAATCATGGCAATACCTAATAATGCGAATGTAGACTTAGTCCATGCTTTTCTACGCACTAAAAAATAGATAGGAATAAAAATTAGTGCACTTTGATGAAAAGTGGCGGCTAAAAAAATTACAATCATGAACTTTTTCCAGTTTCCATCCATAATGTATTTGGTAGCTGCAAATATAATCGACGCAGAAAGGAATTGTCTTATTCCATTCATAGAAACTAAAAACAAGCCGCTTGTGATGTAAACAAAAAGGCTCATTTCAATCATTCTAGAATACTTATATAGGACCAGGACGATTAGCATATTTGTTATCAATGCTGTTGCCAGTATTAATATTTGCGGGTCTTCAGACAGCTTTTTTAATATCATTTGTAGAATGCCAAACCCTATATCTTTTTGACTCCATATAAATTCCCATGAAAAATCATGTACTTGGTAAGCGTGCCGATAAAAAAAAGTGTCTCCAATATTAGTGCGTAATCCAGATACTAATATCAGTGCTACCATAGCCAATATCGTAAGATATCTATTCGGTTTAATTTTTACAGGGGAATAAATGGTGGTTGCAAATACAGGTGTGGATAAATAGCGAGCTCCAAAGGCCAATAAGAACACGATTACAAGGTTCAGATAAAGTACAGTCATTTTTTCGTTATTCCTTTCATGAACAGCACACTAAGCAACCTTTGTTTTCCTAACAATGTACAAATATAGTAAATATCCAAGTGGGATGGCCAGGGTTGTTATTCCCTTATTAGGAGCATCAGAAATAAAGTTCCTTTTACTCATGAACAAACTGCTAGATACATAGTGAACAGCTTGCCTGACCTTGAACGTAAAACTTACAAATGGTAGCTTCATCAATTCTTTTCGATAAAATGCAAAGCCCTCCGGATTATTACGATATTGATTTAACATATTTACAGACGAACCATCGGGAAGATATTCAACGATACATAATGGCTCATTCATAATCAAGAGTTCGTATTCTTGGTCAAGCTTATAATACTTGTAAGCCAGCCCAACATACTTTTCTCCAGTAAAAATGGGATAAGGATATCTTTTTGTTAATTCGGTTCTGTATACAAGCTTTTTATCACCTTTTACCCCGTGTTTGTAATACAAATTAAATAGAGTCGATGTTTTGTGTTCTTCCGGTAATGGGGTACCGATAATCTTACCATTTGTAGAAAGATCTAAGCCCACGATCCCGCTTACTTTTTCGCTACCATGCTTTTTCCAAAAAGTCACTATTTTCTCTACGGCATCTTTAGGCATGTAATCATCTGAATCAATGCAAACATTTAATTCGGTTGTGATATGCTCATAGGCAGTGTTATGGGCACCGTGCATCCCTTGGTTTTCCTGCCAGATATACTCTATTTCAATATTATTTTCACTTATCCAGCTATTAACTAAATCTTTTGTTCCATCAGTTGAGCCATCATCGATAATTAACCATGTAAAGTCCATACTTGTTTGATTTTTTAAACTCTCATAACATCTTCCAAGACAATAACCTCTATTATATGTTGGTGTAAATACTGTTAATAACTTCATTACTTGACCACCTTTATATTGCCGAGTAAAAACCTTCTGTCCAAGATGCTGTATTTTTTATGTTGTAGCCACTATCATCTAATATCTTCGTACAGTCCATTACCCGGTTGGTTGAAGTGCTCATTTTAGTTGTTATGGCATCAACCCATTGATCATGTTTTTTTATAGGAAGATACTTTACTAACCCTAATCCCAAATCTACTTCTTCTGTTATGACATCAGATATTAGACATGGAACACTGGCACTCTGAGCTTCAATTAATGTAACAGGCAAGCCCTCATGCAAAGAAGGAAATGCAAATAAATCCATTCCCTGTAGCAAGAGTGGGATATCACTTCTTACACCTGCAAAAATTACTTTCTCTTCTAATTTTAGATTTCTCACCTTTTTCTTCAGTTGTTCCCGAAGAACGCCGTCTCCCACCAGTAAGAGGCAAGCATTCTTATCCACTTTTGCTATTTTTGCAAAAACATCTATTAGAAAGTTATGATTTTTTTGTTCGTTGAATCTCCCTATATGTCCTATTAAAAAGTCCGAATCCTTTATTCCGAACTCTCTCCTGATACGTTCTCTATTAAAGGATATAAACCTAAAGTTCTCTGGTTCAATCCCGTTTTTAAGGATTTGTGCATTTTGAAATTTAGTTTTAAAAAGCCATTCCGCTGCCTTTTCGGAACAAGCCATATAGTGAGTAGCACATCTTAAGATGTCTTTCCCAACGTACCATTTATAAAGTTTGGCTATTGCATTCCCCTCACTACTAGTATTGTGGCTATGCGCTATTCTGGTAGGTACATTATGTTCCTTAGCCACTTTTAACACCAGACCACTCATTTTATCCATGTGGGAGTGGACAATTTTATATTCTAGGTTGGACTTGAAGAATTGTTTGAGCGCTTTGATATATCCCATATGTCCAACATCCGTGATATAAGGGATCCGATGTACTTTTCCTCCTAGACTTTGAATCTCTTTATCAAAAACTCCCTCTTTACAGGTCAGAAAATCAAACTGTATTTTTGTTCGATCGATATTTCTGTAGAGATTCATCAGAAGAGTTTCCGCTCCGCCCCGATTCATATTTACTACGGCGTGGAGTACTCTTATCGGGCTTCCCATAGAACCCCCTCCTGTTCTAGCATATACTTTTTATAAATCTCAGAAAGTTGTAGATGTACTGCTTCTTCGTTAAATTTTGTTAAAATTAGCTTTCTGCCATTCATGCCTAAGAGTTTTCTTTGTTCTATATTCGAATAGAGTTTCTTCCATGCTTCTGAAAACTGGCTACTGCAATTTTCTTTTAACAAAAACCCATTATACTCCTCAAACACCAGTTCCCGGTGACCGCGATTGTTGCTTGCAACTACCGGTAGTCCACAGGCCATGGCTTCCATGATATTGACTGGTAGGCCTTCACGAAAACTGGATCCTACTGCGACATCACATGCTGGGAGGATTTGGTCGATGTCTTTTCGGAAACCGAGGAAATCCACACGGGAAGAAACTCCAAGTCTTTCGGCGAGCTTCTTGCATTCCTCTAATCGTATTCCTTCGCCGGCAAGCAAAAGACGAGCTTTAGGAAGCTCGTCTTTTAGGAGTGCTAAGGCGTTAATGAGTACTTTCTGGTTTTTGTTTTTGTTGAATTCAGCTGCGTAGAAGAGGATAAAGTCATCTTGTTTGAATCCGTGTTTTAGGCGGAGTTCTTTTTTCTGTTTTTCTGTTGCTGGTTGGAATCGGGTTGTGTTTACCCCAACCCCATTCACCAGTTCTACATGATTTGTTCTTAATCGGTGATCTACTGCCAATGTGTAGTCTTCACGGTTTATCGTAATCAGGCAGTCTGTATATGCGGCAAGTTGCTTTTCAATTGGATAGTATAATAACCAGTTTATGTATGGTGCACCTTTGCAGAAGTGAAAACCGTGTGCGGTGTAGATAACTTTTGTGCCATTTTTTCTGGCTTCTTTGGCCGCAAGACGTGTCAACACGCCACCGAGTGGAGTGTGACAGTGAATGATTTTATACTGGTTTTGATTGATGATGGCTTTTAATTCCTGATAGGCTTTCTTGTTGTCCTTACGGAATGGCGAGCGGTGGATGGGAATGACATGTCTTTTATCAGTAAAAGGTAATTCCAAGTTTCCTGCTGCAGCAACATGCACTTCCCACCCCTGTTCTTTGAACCATTTCATTGTAGGCAAATGGAAGGCTTTAAAATGGTAGTCTACTGTGGCACAAAAGAGAATTTTTTTTGACAATGTTATCCTCCTATTATTTAATGGTTTCCCTATTCATCACCTTTGATAGGAAATCCAGTAGCGGATACTTCAATTCTTCATGTTGTAGGGCAAATTCAATGGTTGTTTCAATGAATCCAAGTTTTTCACCAACGTCATAGCGTTTTCCTTCGAATTCATAAGCATATACTGCTTCGAACTGATTAAGAGTGGCGATGGCATCTGTAAGCTGAATTTCCCCACCGGCTCCTGGAGTCTGGTTTTGAAGGATATCGAATATCCTCGGCGTTAAAATATAGCGTCCCATTATCGCTAAGTTAGAAGGAGCTTCCTCCATTGCCGGCTTTTCAACAAGAGCATTAATGGTATAAAGTTGTTTACTTATTTCTTTACCGTCAACAATTCCGTATCTGGAAACTTCGTCTGGTTTCACACTCTGCACACCCAACATACTAGAACTGAAACGATCATATTGATCGATCATTTGCTTAAGACATGGTGTATTCGATTGAACAATGTCATCACCTAGTAGTACGGCAAAAGGCTCATTCCCAATGAATTTTCTAGCGCACCAGATGGCATGCCCAAGTCCTTTTGGTTCTTTTTGACGGATATAATGAATATCCACATTGGATGGTTTCTGCACTTCATTCAGCAGTTCCACTTTTCCTTTACTTAGTAAGTTCTGCTCCAATTCAAATGAGTTATCAAAGTGATCCTCAATTGCGCGTTTTCCTTTCCCGGTCACAATGAGAATATCTTCTATACCTGCATTGATCGCTTCTTCCACAATGTATTGAATGGTAGGCTTGTCGACAATCGGCAGCATTTCCTTTGGCATGGCTTTTGTAGCCGGGAGAAACCTTGTTCCGAGACCCGCAGCTGGAATAATCGCCTTTCTTACTTTCATGTATTTCACTCCTTATCCTGTAACCGTGAGCATCACTTTCGGTTTTTCTGTATGCTCTTCTATCGCTTTTCTGTTCGCGAGTTGCAACAAATTCACCCTAAGGTCCTCGTTACCATATGTTTCTAGGTTCTGTAGCAATTCTTCTATTTCGCCCATATAT is part of the Sutcliffiella sp. FSL R7-0096 genome and harbors:
- a CDS encoding EpsG family protein, with amino-acid sequence MTVLYLNLVIVFLLAFGARYLSTPVFATTIYSPVKIKPNRYLTILAMVALILVSGLRTNIGDTFFYRHAYQVHDFSWEFIWSQKDIGFGILQMILKKLSEDPQILILATALITNMLIVLVLYKYSRMIEMSLFVYITSGLFLVSMNGIRQFLSASIIFAATKYIMDGNWKKFMIVIFLAATFHQSALIFIPIYFLVRRKAWTKSTFALLGIAMIVVVGYNQFSSLLFIALEDTQYGHYSDFSEGGASILRVLVYAAPLFIAYLGREKFRNIFPNSDYIVNICILNLIFMIIASQNWIFARFTIYFGLYNLILIAWVVKLVKERDQKFLYFGIFVFYLAYFYYEHVISLAISYKSNFF
- a CDS encoding glycosyltransferase family 2 protein → MKLLTVFTPTYNRGYCLGRCYESLKNQTSMDFTWLIIDDGSTDGTKDLVNSWISENNIEIEYIWQENQGMHGAHNTAYEHITTELNVCIDSDDYMPKDAVEKIVTFWKKHGSEKVSGIVGLDLSTNGKIIGTPLPEEHKTSTLFNLYYKHGVKGDKKLVYRTELTKRYPYPIFTGEKYVGLAYKYYKLDQEYELLIMNEPLCIVEYLPDGSSVNMLNQYRNNPEGFAFYRKELMKLPFVSFTFKVRQAVHYVSSSLFMSKRNFISDAPNKGITTLAIPLGYLLYLYIVRKTKVA
- a CDS encoding glycosyltransferase family 1 protein: MGSPIRVLHAVVNMNRGGAETLLMNLYRNIDRTKIQFDFLTCKEGVFDKEIQSLGGKVHRIPYITDVGHMGYIKALKQFFKSNLEYKIVHSHMDKMSGLVLKVAKEHNVPTRIAHSHNTSSEGNAIAKLYKWYVGKDILRCATHYMACSEKAAEWLFKTKFQNAQILKNGIEPENFRFISFNRERIRREFGIKDSDFLIGHIGRFNEQKNHNFLIDVFAKIAKVDKNACLLLVGDGVLREQLKKKVRNLKLEEKVIFAGVRSDIPLLLQGMDLFAFPSLHEGLPVTLIEAQSASVPCLISDVITEEVDLGLGLVKYLPIKKHDQWVDAITTKMSTSTNRVMDCTKILDDSGYNIKNTASWTEGFYSAI
- a CDS encoding glycosyltransferase family 4 protein; this encodes MSKKILFCATVDYHFKAFHLPTMKWFKEQGWEVHVAAAGNLELPFTDKRHVIPIHRSPFRKDNKKAYQELKAIINQNQYKIIHCHTPLGGVLTRLAAKEARKNGTKVIYTAHGFHFCKGAPYINWLLYYPIEKQLAAYTDCLITINREDYTLAVDHRLRTNHVELVNGVGVNTTRFQPATEKQKKELRLKHGFKQDDFILFYAAEFNKNKNQKVLINALALLKDELPKARLLLAGEGIRLEECKKLAERLGVSSRVDFLGFRKDIDQILPACDVAVGSSFREGLPVNIMEAMACGLPVVASNNRGHRELVFEEYNGFLLKENCSSQFSEAWKKLYSNIEQRKLLGMNGRKLILTKFNEEAVHLQLSEIYKKYMLEQEGVLWEAR
- the galU gene encoding UTP--glucose-1-phosphate uridylyltransferase GalU — protein: MKVRKAIIPAAGLGTRFLPATKAMPKEMLPIVDKPTIQYIVEEAINAGIEDILIVTGKGKRAIEDHFDNSFELEQNLLSKGKVELLNEVQKPSNVDIHYIRQKEPKGLGHAIWCARKFIGNEPFAVLLGDDIVQSNTPCLKQMIDQYDRFSSSMLGVQSVKPDEVSRYGIVDGKEISKQLYTINALVEKPAMEEAPSNLAIMGRYILTPRIFDILQNQTPGAGGEIQLTDAIATLNQFEAVYAYEFEGKRYDVGEKLGFIETTIEFALQHEELKYPLLDFLSKVMNRETIK